One Nostoc sp. CENA543 genomic window, TTTATGAAAAAATCATTTCCCGCGATCGCTAAACTTTTAGTAGCAACTGTAGCCAGTTTTAGCTTTACTTCCCTACTCACAGACCAATCTAGCCTCGCCCAACTCGGTACAGTAGATGCAGGTGGTAATAATACCGATCAACAAAATAACGTTGACTTTAGCAACGGCAATTTCAATATGTTCGACTTAATTCACCGCGCCCAGTTCGGTACAAGTTCTTGGAACGCCGATCAGCAAGGGCAACAAATTGATGAAGCCGCTAAAGCTTTTAGAGAAAGACAAAATCGAGCCAATCAGAATAATCAACCACAAGGACAAATACTTCCTTTACCAGTTATTAATACCCCCAGTTCCGCAGAACCAGGGGTAAACCAAGGTAATCAATAATAGTGATGAATTTTGAGTGCTGAGTTTTGAGTGAAGAAATTACTTAGCACTCTTTTGTGAAAAAGTTTCCTGATCTGAGATTACTAAATCAAGTGTCTCTACTTTAATTAATTAACCACTCACCACTCACCACTCACCACTCAGCACTTAATTAAGTCCCAAAGCCACTAAAACATCGCTAGCGTGGGTAGCTGTGTTGACAGCAGCATCAACATGAGCAATTTTGCCTTGGGCATCAATAACGTAGGTGACACGCTTGGCATAACCACCGCCATCAACATCGTAAGCTTTGATGATCGAGTGGTCGGTATCAGCCAATAAAGGGAAATTCAAATTATATTTTTGGGTAAATGCTTGATGGGAAACTTCATCATCAGCACTGACTCCCAGCACCACAATATCCTTGCCTTGATAATCGTCTTTGGCATCCCGGAAGCTACAAGCCTGCTTAGTGCAGCCTGGGGTGTCATCTTTGGGATAGAAATATAAAACAACGGTCTTTCCAGCAAAATCAGATAACGAGACGGTGTTACCGTTGGTATCTTTGACGGTAAATGCAGGTGCATCTGTACCAACCGCTAAAGGCATAATGAACCCTTCCTGTTTTAGATTGTTGATGACTTTGAAATTTTACAATAATTTACAATGATTTCATGACATAAATGTAAAAACTCAAGGGAAGGAAAATATCTTTCCCATGCCCAAACATCACAATATGGTTAACTCACAAAACTCCAAAGTATTGACCTATCAGCCCAGCAGCATCAAAAGAGCCGAAAAATCGCTGATTTGTTCTCCCTTCAAAATCAAATTATTTGAAACCATGCGCCATCAGAGTATCGCCTTGAGTGCGATCGCCACAGAAAATGGTGTAAAAAATGGTTACACTCAACAACCCCTCTCAGAGTTAGCCTGTGATGACGCTTTGGGTTGGTTAATTCAAGTCGGGATGTTAAGGCGCGAAGTCGATGGACAGGGGATTACAGATAGTTTTCGCCTCACACCCCTGGGTCATCAACTACTGGAAAAATACCAAAGTCAAGACCTACCTACAGCTTCCTGGAGCGATCGCTTGTCTAATGCTATGATTCGTTGGCTCAGAATTCCCTTTTAGCTAAATCAACTCTCCAAAAGTTAGGATTCAGTATCTATAGGGAACAATATATACGGAAAGACATCAACCCATTTATCAATTCTTTATCAATTTCGTCCCAGGAAATTGCCGGAATTGTTAAGCTGGGTTGCATATTTGCTTTAACTTAAGGCAGAATACTTGCTCTCGTTCTACGATGGGCATTGGGCATGAGTCATTGACACCAGGTCAATCCTCACACTCATGCAAATTTATGTTATCAAGAATTACGCATTAATATTATCCCCTGATTGTGAGTAAGTAACAGTGGCTATGAAATCTATTATGGTGGTGGGGACAACTTCCCACGCAGGGAAATCACTGATAACTACAGCTATTTGTCGAATTTTGTCGCGGCGTGGCTGGCGAGTAGCCCCCTTTAAAGGACAAAATATGGCTTTAAATGCTTATGTCACAGCCAATGGGGGAGAAATCGGTTACGCGCAGGCGGTACAAGCCTGGGCTGCGGGGGTAATTCCTTGGGTAGAAATGAACCCGATTTTGCTCAAACCCCAAGGAGATATGACTTCCCAGGTAATTATGCGGGGGAGATATGTCGGTAAAGTCAATGCTGCCGATTACTATGAACAGTATTTTGAAATGGGTTGGCGAGCCATTGAAGAATCTTTACAACATTTAAGTACAGAATTTGATGTCATCGTTTGTGAAGGTGCTGGTAGTCCCGCAGAAATTAACCTCAAGCACCGCGACTTAACTAATATGCGGGTAGCAAAACACTTAAATGCACCCACAATCTTAGTAGTAGATATTGACCGTGGAGGAGCATTTGCCCACGTTGTCGGCACACTTGAGCTACTCGAACCAGACGAACGGCAATTAATTAAAGGTATAGTAATTAACAAGTTCCGAGGACAGCGATCGCTTTTAGAACCCGGAATCAAATGGTTAGAAGAACGGACAAAAATTCCGGTAATTGGTGTCATTCCTTACCTCCAAGAATTATTCCCCGCCGAAGATTCTCTAGATTTACTAGAACGTAAACCAGCAAAAGCCCACACAGATATCAATATCAGTGTGGTGCGCTTACCCAGAATTTCCAACTTTACCGATTTTGACCCCTTAGAATCAGAACCCACAGTTTCCGTCAAATACATTAGTCCCAAGCACGATTTAGGACATCCAGACGCAGTAATTATTCCAGGGACAAAAACTACAATTGCGGATTTAATCATTCTGCAAAAAAGTGGTATGGCAGAAGCAATTCAACACTATGCCGCCTCTGGTGGTACAGTGTTAGGGATTTGTGGCGGCTACCAAATTCTTGGACAAATCATCGCCGATCCTGAAGGGGTAGAGGGACAAGCCGGTCGATATCAAGGTTTAAATCTCTTACCGATTAAGACCGTGATTACAGGGCAAAAAATCGCCCGTCAGCGTCAAGTTAGCTCCAATTTCCCCCAAATGGGACTACCTGTAATTGGTTTTGAAATTCATCAAGGGCGATCGCGTGTAGACATTCCCAGCGATAATCAAGGCTATCAACCTTTATTTGATGATGCTAACTTAGGATTGGTAGATAAATGTCAATCAGTGTGGGGAACATATCTCCACGGACTATTTGACAATGGCCCCTGGCGACGCGCTTGGCTCAATCGTCTGCGTCAACAACGCGGCTTGAAATCCTTACCCACAGGGGTCGCCAACTACCGAGAACAACGAGAGCAGATGTTAGATAATCTGGCTAGCGAAATTGAAAATCATTTAGATTTAACGCCCTTTTTGTCGTAGTTAGGCTAAATTGCATGAGTGTTGTTGTCCGTTTTTTACCAGATGATGTCACCATTAACGCTGAGGTAGGAGAACCCCTGTTAGATGTAGCAGATAGAGCCGGGGTTTTCATTCCTACTGGGTGTTTAATGGGGACTTGTCACGCTTGCACGGTAGAACTAGACGACGGCGACACCATTCGCGCTTGCATCACCTCTGTACCACCGCAAGCAGAACTTACCATTCATTTATTTAGTGACCCAACTTGGTAGTTTTGGTTTTGTTCAAGATTTGGATAGAGTGGCATTGAAATCACTATGATTAAGTTTTTATGCCCAAGAAAATCCGAGAATTGAAACAAATGCTCCGCCAAATTGGTTTTACAGAATTGCCAGGAAAAGGAAGCCATACCAACTGGGTACACCCTTTGTATCCTGGAAAAATTACAATTTCAGGTAAAGATGGAGCAGATGCTAAACGCTACCAAGAACAGGAAATAAGGCAAGCAATAGAGATAGTTGAGGGAAATCAACAAAATGAGTAAGATTAAATACCAAATGGTTATTCAGTGGTCTGAAGAAGATAATTGCTTTCTCGTAGGATTACCTGACTTTCCTGGACAACGCTGGCGCACTCATGGAGATACGTATGAGTTAGCGGTAGCAAACGGTATTGAAGCTTTAGAGTCTTTGATTATTGCTTATGAAACTGCGGGTGAACCACTACCAGAACCAGCCGTATGTTCTGTTACTTAGATTTTTTATACTTAATAAGTGTGCTGGGTCTGATAGTTCGACCCAACCCACAAACTTGATTTCACCAATCTCAGCTAATTAAGAAGAGGCTGAATTTGCTTTAGCGTTTAAAGCATACTCTTTAAACCTTTCTAAATCGGCTTGAATCGTTGATTCTACGGCTCGACCTAAAAATAGGTTATCCATGATTTTGCCCAAAATCCCAGGAATAGCATAGGAAACTGTCATTTTCACGATGCTACTACCGTGGCGATCGTAAAAGCGAATCGCTCCTTGATTTGGTAAACCATCGATTGATTCCCATTGAATAATTTGATGGGGGACAGTTTTCAGGATGCGGGATTTCCAGGTAAATTCCAGTCCGCCTGTGTTTAATTTCCACAGAGAAACATCTGGGTTATCAGGGGGAATTTTCACAGAATCTATCCATTTCATCCACTTCGGCATTTGCTCTAGGTCAGACCACAAGCCCCAGACTAAATCAATGGGGGCTTCGACTTCAACCTGTACGCTATGTTCTAGCCAATCAGCCATTATTTTTCGATGTTTAGATTTAACTCTATTGTTTAATATTTTCGAGAATGACTTTGGCGGCGCGTCTGCCAGAAATTGTTGCCCCTTCCATGCTATCAATGTAGTCTTGTTGAGTGTAACTACCTGCGAGGAAGAAATTAGGCACTGGAGTTTTTTGGTCAGGACGATACACATCCATTCCTGGGGCTTCGCGATATAAAGATTGAGCCAATTTAACGACGCTATACCAAGTCATATTTAATTCCCGTGATGAGGGGAATAATTCATGGACTTGTTTGAGGACGTGTTGGGCGATCGCTTCGTTACTTTCCTTAATAAAGGGATCTCCTGGTGTCAGCACTAGCTGTAATAATGACCCCTGCCCCGGACGATAATAATCACTAGGACTAGTCAAGGCTAAATCCGCAAAGCAGGAAAAATCAGCATCAGCCGTATACAGTAAATTATCTAGCCCTGCTGCTTCCTGGAGTTGTTTACGCTTTTCCCCATCTTGCAGTTCTGTCACCCAACCATCAAACCGTAACTGTACTGTGGCAACTGGGACTGCTTCTAGTTTATAAATATTGTCAAATTCTGACCATTTGCGCCATTGTTGGGGTAAAATTCGCTGAATTCCTGGGACATCACAAGCGCATAGATAAGCATCCGCAGTGATTAATTCTGTCGTGTCTCCTTGGGCAACTACTAAGCCAGTGACGTGGGTTTGTCCATCCACTTCCGTAAACTGAATTTCTCGGACTTGACGACGTGTATAAACTTGTGTGCCTCTATCTGCTAAGTATTTGAGAATGGGTTTGTGGAGATATTCATCAGGAGAACCTTCCAACATTCGCAGTACAGAAGCTTCGCTGCGGACTGCAAAAAATTGAAAGATAGTTAACATACAACGGGCGGAAATATTTTCGCAGTCGATGAATCCCAAGGCGTAAGCAATGGGATTCCACATCCTTTTGATACTGCCTTCACTACCGCCGTGACTGCGAAACCAGTCAGCAAAACTGACTTTATCTAAGTTGCGGATAGTTCTCATTGCTCCGTCAAAGTCTACTAGTCCTCGCACAATCGGACTGGTTCCGAGAGCGATCGCATTTTGTAGCTTATCCTGTAACGAGAGTTGAGAAGTGGTGAAAAATGCTTTTAACCCATTAAAAGGCGCGCCTGTAAAGAAACGAAAGTCTAACGCACCGGTGCGCCCACCTTTATTGATAAAAGTGTGGGTGTGTTCTTTGAGGCGTAAACTTGACAACGCCCCGACTTTATTCATGAGTTCAAACAGTTGGTAGTAGCACCCGAAAAATACGTGCAACCCCATTTCTACGTGGTTGCCATCACCATCAATCCAACTACCGACTTTACCCCCAACAAACGGACGGGACTCAAAAATTTGGACTTCGCAGCCTGCATCAGCTAAATCCACTGCGGTTGCTAGCCCAGCCAATCCCGCACCTACAATTGCAACGCGCATTCCGTCTTTCCTTTTCAGTTTCTTTACAAATTGTAACTGGGTTGGTGTCGGAATTTGCGACTTATCTCTAGCGACGTACTTTTTTGTGGGATGGCAAAGTCATGCACCTGATGATCGAAAATTTGTGTTTGTTTGGTTCTGCCGAAATTGCAGTGACTAGATTCTCTACACCTAAAGCGTGTATTTGCCACTAAAAAAACTTTTGTCAAAAGTTGTGGACTAAAAACCCCTCTTTAGATATTTATTGAGTAGTCAAAAGATTTTTTGTCATAACATCAAAATACCTCCTATCTACTCACTTCTTTATTGTCATCTGATACAGGTAAACTTCTAATCAGTTCCCGAATTACATCAGTTGCAGGTCTACCTGTCTGTTGACAGTATTTTTCTAGTTTTTCTGCTTCCTGTGCAGCTAGATTTACAGTTATACGTTTGACGGCCCATTTTTTATTAGTCATTATCATGCTATCTGCTGTGTATTGACATCATCAAAAACAAATAAAACGACAAGGAAGACGATAAGATTATCAGAATTTGTGTCAAGAAACAAGCGATACCGTTCCCCACAAAAATATTCGTTTCGTCAAATCACTCGTCGGTTTTTCAAGAAACATCAGAAACTGCTTACAGTTGGAGAAAGGGTAATAGGGAAAACTTCCTTTTCAAAAAAACTTGAGATGTAGATAACTTAATTCCCAGGACGCAAGTTGCCATATGAATTTGATTTAGTCATGTGACATTCAAAAAAGTCTCCAAAGTGGTAATTTATTCAAAAATTCGACCTTTTCTCTGCTTTAAATTCACAAATGAATCTCAAAAAAATGTCTGACATCAATAATCAATGACAGCTGATATCTAGAAGTATGTCAATGGAAAACATGAACTTCTGGCTGTTTATAAGCTGGGATTAAAGAAGCAGCGTTTCCTGAGATTTTCTTTACTCAACTATCTCACTGCATTGACTAATGACAATGCTAGATAAAATTTTCCTGTTAATTAATCACAACAAAAATCATCCCTGAAATGATTTTGTTTAAGCTACTTTGATGTTTAAATTGGTAATTTGTCATCATTCTGCTGACAATTTTTACCATGATGTAAATTATGATGAAACATAATTACAGCTATTTCAGATAGATTTAACTAGCAGAAATGTTTTGATTTTTTCAAAAAATTGCTGAAACTGTTTAAGTTTTGTTCCCGTTCTTTTTAGCAAGGAATCACAATTATTTGTGACTTAAAGGAAATAGTTATCTATGAATGATAATTCCACTTTCATCTATAACCAGATTTGTGATATGCTTTGCCCGCAATCATGACATATTCACCACCTTAGTATTTGTTAATTTCTTGACATTTACATGAGGCATTTATGAGTTGTATTACGGCTATTATATCCAGATTACTATGATTTTGGAGAATCTTTACCCAAAGGATAAAGTAGCTTTTTATGCTTTATAAAAACTCTATGAAACTCTGATAATTTTACCTAAAATTTTGATTAATCTTGTTGACAAACACCAATCAATATAATCAATAACAATAGGCATGATGCTACTGTTTATTAAACTTGCTGAAATACCCATGAAAAATAGCTGACGATATTCAGGTATGAATACAGGATATATTTTCACTTTCTTAAGTTACCCAGGTATTTGCAATAAATCACAACTAAATAGCGAATTTATAAAATTTTAATAAATCAAACAAGTAATTCATAAATGGAGCAAGCAATGATGAAGAGGGAGAAATGTAGGCGTAACAGCATTGCTACTGTAGTCAAAGCTTACTGGCTAACTTAAAAAAGAGTGATAAGAGAAAATTGGGGGTTTTATAACCGATTTCAATGGTGTTTACCCGCGACTGGAAACGTTAAATCAATGGAACGGCATAGAGGTTGTTTTAAAGCTAGTTGACCATCTTAGGAAAAATAAAAACTACCCAGTTTGATGAAAAACTGAGTTTGTCTTTAAATTCGACGTTATGACGGATACAGAAGCAGATTGTTTCCCCTATCAGGGACTTACAAATAAAAAAATATACAATCAACCGCTTTGGTAAGGAGAGAGAATTTTGATAGAAGGCTTCTCCGTTCATAACTTCCCTGCGGGACGCTACGCGAACGGAGGGGAGCAGGGGGAGCAGGGAAGTAAAAATTCAATGAAAATATTTGTTCTGACTCATGGAATAATTGATTTTCTAGAAGTTCCTAAGCATCTCAAAAAGCAGATTTCTTAACCAGATGCAATAACTTCTAATCCTGAAAGGATGTTGAGAAATTAGCGATAAAGACTAAATTAATTCACGCTATTTTATATTGTGTGACACAGCTATAGGAACCCGCTTTGATTCGGTGAAATCATTTGCTTAGGAAGGGAACAAGGAACGGGGAACGGGGAACTGTTAAGAAGGAATAAAAGTGTACCTAGCTTCGCACAAATCAAATATGAGTCCTATAGTTTGATTTTCACCGACCTAAGTAGCCGTCATGAACTGCGTATACAAGAAAACATGAAAAAGTCTTTCCCTTACACCCTTACACCTCTATACCCCTACACCCCTTTTTCAAGTCAGAACGACTGCAACAACCAAAACTATGTCCAATAGTGTAAAAATACTAGGATTCAGTTCTGTGTTGTTAGCTATAGCGCGAAGTTTCGCCAATGCTGAGTAAACATCCCAGTTCTGTCCACTGTATGGAAGCAGAGGAAAATATCAACACTCACTGTGAGGTAACACTTAAGTTTGTAAGCGATTCCTGACTTAGTTAATTATTCCAGTTGAAATTGAGGCATGAGTTGGAGAGTACCAATACCTAAATCTTTGGGTGAGAGCGATCGCGCTTCAAATAAAGCCATCATATCTCGCAATTGGGGATTACCACGGGAAGCACCCGTTAAACCTTTGGCAATGATTAACCCGCAATAGCCTTTGGTATTCTTACACCGTTGATTCCATTTTTTCCGCGCTTCCACATGGATGGGATCTGCATCTAGAAATTCCCCAAACAGAAACAATTCACCGTTATGAGTTTGTAATAAACCTAAATCATAGCGATCGCCATCAAAAGGATCAGCACCAGGATTAAAGCAAATAGCTTTGAGTCCGCCGGTCGCTTCTAGAGTTTCTATCACAGTTTTGGCTTTGGGGCGGGAGGTTTGGATTAAAATGACGGGTAATCCATCCCCCACCGCTTTAATTTCCCCAGCTTGGTGATAAGTTACACCTTTTCTGAGAAACTCTAACATTTCCCAAGAAATTACTCCCAAGCTGAGAAAAGAATCTTCTGGGATTAAGTCATCTCGCAAGGAACGGAACAGAGATGAACCGAGATCCTCTTCATCTTCCTCTGAAATAGATAACTCTGCCATTTCCTCTAATTCGGTGGCGAGTTGTGGCATAGTCGAAATGGTAACTGGAACTAATTTAGTTCCTTCCCGCGCTTCCGGTAAAGAAATACGATAGCGATGACTCAGACTGGGGAAATCGTCTGCATGAAGTTGATGTCGATGGTCACGAATAAACCGAGAAAGACTCTCTAAAGCTAGAAATATAACTACTGCATCTTCCTCATACAAGACAGACCGTAAGCCTTCTAGGGGGTGAATTGTCCCGAAGGTCGGGTCAATCTCTGATAAAGCTAAGTCAGCTAAATCATCAAATTCATCTTCTTCCTCGGTATCATCCTCACGCTCAAAGGTGAGAAATAAACAATCTTGCTTGAGAAAAGCTTCTTCTAAGTGTCCTTGAGAATCATCATCCTGCAAGACTGCGGCGCGAAATCGCTTCAGGGACTCTTCGGAGCGGTAAAATAAAATCCCATACTCCATGCCCAACATGCCCATGACTGAGGCATAGAGTGTACCAATATCCCACTTATTGATTTCAATAGATAATATCTGTTGTTCTTCTAAAAATTCCCAAGGAGCTGCTTGCCAAATGGCAAATGCTTTTTCGTGTAAGACTTGGGCATATTGTGGCGGTAAATCGGGGACTTGATTATCGATAATTTCTGCAAATCCGCGAAAGAGTTCATCAATTAAAGGTAGTTCTGGTGCGTAATCAATGGCGATGTCTAAATCTTGCAGTACGCCACGTAAATAAAACTGAATTTCGCGGTCTTTGACAACAATTCTTTGAGGTCTAGCAGGTTTAGCGGGACTGTGGGGATTTTCCATTGCTCGCATTAAAGTGCGAACTATTGCTTCCGGGCCAGTTTCAGGAGAGATGACATCCATCCCCCTCACCATACCTTGTGAACCATCTACCCAAAGAATACATTCTCCCTTACCTTCAGAGTGGGGGTGCGGAGTAGGTGATGACAACGGACGGCGATCGCCCTCCCATACAGAAGGAATTTGGGTTAATTTCTTCAACCGACGACTGGTAGAGCGATTAAAACTTGTCATAGAGTGAGTTAACCAAAAGAAGCAATATATTAAGTAACCTTTAGGGAATGGCTAGCCATGAATCACTGTTTCTTGGCTTGGCCTGAAGGTGTTAGGGACTCAAGTTGTCACAGGGATGGATGTATCTCTAAAAAAATACCGAATCTCTAAACACACCGAGTCTCTCAATTCTAGAATAAAAACCTTTGGCTGCTTTTAACGGAGTGTTTACAATTGGCAATTTGCGGCACCATTCTCGCTAGAATATATACAAAAATTGCTAGACAATCCAAATTTTTAAGGAGTCGGAAAAGCGGATGACACAAGCAACTCAATCTCAACAGCGTGGCATACAGTTGAGTGAAGCAGCTCTACGCCAAGTCAAGTCCCTCCAGGAAAAGCAAGGTCAGGACTTATGCTTGCGAGTGGGAGTCCGGCAAGGAGGCTGCTCTGGAATGTCTTATATGATGGACTTTGAACAAGAAAGTCAGATTACTGAACATGACGATGTGTTTGATTACGACGGCTTTAAGATAGTTTGCGATAAAAAAAGCTTGTTGTATCTTTATGGCTTAATGCTTGATTATAGCGATGCCATGATTGGCGGTGGTTTTCAATTCACCAATCCCAATGCTAGCCAGACCTGTGGGTGTGGTAAATCGTTTGGTGTGTAATCAATAGTTCATAGTTTATAGTCTCACAGTCTAATTTGGCAGAATTTTGACTGTAGACTCTTGACTTATGATTATGATTAGCTATTGATTGCCCATTGATTAATTTTATATGACTCAAACAGTAGAATCCCTGTTTGACACAGGTTTAGAACGTTATAAAGCTGGAGAAGCGGCGGCTGATTTAATCCCCGTGTTTAAAGAGGTATGCGATCGCTCTCCTAAAGCTAGTGCAGCTTGGATTTGTCTTGCGTGGTTATATCTCCTCGAAGATAAACCCAGTTCTGCACTCAAGGCTGCCCAAAAAGCAGTTAAATTAAATCCTCAAGATCCTCAAGCGAGAGTTAATCTGGTTTTGGCTATGCTGGAAACTAACCAGAAAGGCGTTAGACAACACATTGATATTGCTAACCAATTGATGCTGGTGAATACAGAATGGCGCGAGGAAATTCAAAAGAGTATTGAAGATGGGTTCAGCAGAAAACCCGATTGGCAAAGTTTAGCCAAAGTTAAAGCCTGGATTTTAGGCGAATAAACGTTGAAAAGGCAAAAGGTAAAAGGCAATAGGTAAAAATAAACAATCTTTTTTTTACTTTTACCGTTTTACTTCTTTTTCAATTCCCTAATGAAAGAAAAAATGTAAAACTCTTTTCTTTTTACTTTTGCCTTTTTACTTTTTACTTATTTTTCTAGTTTCTACTTGCTTATGAAAGAAAAACTGTTAAATTGGCTTAACTTGATTTTAGTGGCGGATGTGTTTTTAGTGTTGTTTGGGTTTGCTTGGTTTGCGATCGCGGTTATGGGTGACGCAAGTGGAGTTAATCTAGGTTTAGATTTATGGCATCAACTTTGGCAACCTGTATTTAACCCAGCCATTGGTATTTTGATGGGTGGCGCGCTACTAAGTGGTTTAATTAGTTGGGTGTCGAAAAAGTTTAGTTCTAGTCAATAGTCATTAGTCAATAGTCATTAGTCAATAGTCATTAGTCAACAGTCATTAGTTAAATATCTTTTTAATTTTTAACCCGTGAAAACTTTGCCTACGGTGAGAGTCTTTTCTTTAACTCAGCTTCCAATTGTTCGCCTGTACTAACTACTACTCTATTTGATTTAGCTCTAATAATAGTCAAATAGTGTTGAAAGGCTTCTTCGTCTTGAGGATGACTCTTTACATACTCCCGTAACTCGGCTTCGGTTAATTCTCGATAACTTAAATCGCTCATTACATAATTTCCTCTCCGTTACTCAAAATCTCCACTAGGATAGTTTGGCCTATAAGTACAACTATTCTCTGCGATCGCGTGTCGTATCGAGTCAACTCGATTGTTTGTAATAAGTTGCTTACTCGCACACATAAATCATAAAAGGCTTTTAATTGTTCAATTGTAGGTTCAGACATCCTAATACAATGTGCCTTTGTAATTAGATTTAAGGGAAAATTGCCTTGAAATTCAGCGCATTTGCACTATTGACTATTGACTATTGACTATTGACTATTGACTCTACTTCACAATATCCTTGAGTGCTGGTTGTAGGTTGGTGTATTGATACTCAAAACCAGATTCCAAAGTCCTTTTTGGTAATACTTGTTGTCCTTCTAACACCACAATCGCACCATCTCCTAACAATGCTTCTAAAGCAAAACCAGGAACGGGCAGCCAAGAGGGACGATTCATTACTTGACCTAAAGTTTGACTTAAATCATTCATACGTACAGGTTTGGGCGCAGTAGCATTATATACGCCTTCCATTTCTGGTTTTGTCAAGGACTGCACAATCAAATTGACTAAATCATCTACATGAATCCAGGAAAACCATTGTCTACCGCTACCAATCGGCCCCCCTGCAAAAAGTTTAAAGGGAGTCAGCATTTTTGCTAAAGCACCACCTAGTCCTAAGACAATCCCCAGGCGCAAAATTACCAACCTAACACCAGTGTCTTTGACTTTCCGCGCTTCTGTTTCCCAGGCTTGACAAACTTGAGCGAGAAAATCTGTTCCCGATGCACTATCTTCATCGAAAGCAGCAGTTTCGCTAGTACCGTAGTAACCAATAGCAGAAGCGTTAACTAACACACTAGGTTTAGGATTAGCTTTGGCGATGGCTTCGACGATTTTTTGTGTTACGACTTGACGACTATTGAGGATTTCTTGTTTTTCTTGTTCTGTCCAACGTTTTTCGGCTATGGGTTCGCCGGC contains:
- a CDS encoding TIGR01777 family oxidoreductase: MKIAITGATGFVGSRLVERLHKQGHQILILTRNTTSAQRVFPQEVFKNVEIVAYTPTTSGAWQDSIAGCDGVVNLAGEPIAEKRWTEQEKQEILNSRQVVTQKIVEAIAKANPKPSVLVNASAIGYYGTSETAAFDEDSASGTDFLAQVCQAWETEARKVKDTGVRLVILRLGIVLGLGGALAKMLTPFKLFAGGPIGSGRQWFSWIHVDDLVNLIVQSLTKPEMEGVYNATAPKPVRMNDLSQTLGQVMNRPSWLPVPGFALEALLGDGAIVVLEGQQVLPKRTLESGFEYQYTNLQPALKDIVK